Below is a genomic region from Ostrea edulis chromosome 10, xbOstEdul1.1, whole genome shotgun sequence.
CCTAGCTCTGACAACTTGGAATATCTTGCTTGATTAAAGTTAAACTGAATCTTGTGTCCCTCGTGTTTGAATTCGAATCCTGGTGACCCGTTAACTGAAACTGTTGATTCCTCCACGTGCGGCACGTTTTTCCCCGCGTTGCTTTTTGTCAACTTTTCTGTAAGGCCCGTTATAGTGCTCACAATAACATTGCTCTGCCTTTCTAAAGCTTTGTTCAGTGAAGAACTGAATAAAGAAACGGCCTCTTCATTAGATAAACCAAATTCTTCTCCCGGAGTTTCCATGCAATGTCACTTTCAGCCATAGAGTTTTTGTAGTGTATAAAATTTACCTGTACGTAGAACTAGCGAGCGTGCTTAGAATGCCGCACAAACACATGTTCGCCTATTTATATGCCTTCACCACGTGaccaatacaaatgatattcgaACCCGACTACCTATAAAACACccgcatataattataattacacCATGTATGACCTTTAAAAGTTGGATGTGTTGATTGCCAAGTATCATACAAATCAAAAGAACAAACAATCTTTTTAAGCTTCGACGTACTTTGGTCATGAAAGTTATCTGTTTTACAGTTAAAATCCCCGCATATTATGATATTGTCATCTTCTGTTATACCTTGTTTTTGcagaaaattgttcaattttttaaagaatgtgcATCTTTCTTTTATAGTGTTTGGTGCGTAAATATTTACAAGTGAAACTATTTTTCCATgtatttttgcttttaaaaacaatcttcTTCCGTCCAATGATGCgtgtttttcaattatttctagttttaattcttttttaaaaagaatgctaACACCTCTACTAAAAGGTGAATCACTAAAACAATGAACCGATTTACCGAACCACCTTGAgtcatatttaaatatatttttctcaatatagtgtgtttcttgtaaaaggataatatctacattcatatcatttaaCCATGTATATAACTTAACTCTTTTTTCGTCCGAGTTTAATCCTCGAACATTTACCGACAGTATTTCAAACTTATCCATTTAGGCTATAATTTGAGGAAAAATACagtaatatgtaaatacatgtatatgtatataagttGAAGAAAGTTTGCATAtctataaaattgcaaaaaaaaaatatagaaagaTAGTTTTGTATAAGTTGTAGATATCTAATTCCATTGTCCAGTTTCAGTCCGTGAATCGCAATATATGATTGTTACCTATCCGTTGTCACTGGTTGTGGCGTATTGACAGATTGATCACATTCTTTTTTTGAATTAACACTATTTTTTGTGTTCCTGTTTCGGGAGTTTCGTCCAGTTCTCGGCTTTTTAGCATCGTTCTTTTGAATGCTGCTGAGCATGTCTGAGATGTTCCTCTGGTCCGACAACTGAGTGTTCCTGGGGACGGATATTGATCGACTCGGGGGTCTGTTTTCACAAGCGATTTTGTGAGTAAGCTTACCCATGATATTTTTGCCGGGCCATTTATTGTGATCTGTGTGATCCGTTCCTATCCGATTTAGGCCAGTGCCCCAGAAATCGTCGTAGACGGCTTCAGCATATATAGTGGAGGGCGTACTTTTCTTCAGTACAGCGTGATATTCTTCCACTTGATTATATTTAGCCTTTAGAATTTCCTCCATTACTTCTTCTCGCTTAGACAGGAATTCATCACTGCTGTGAATCTCTTTCCCCAGTTTTTTGGCTTCTAAGGCTGAGTTTACATCTTGAATAGCCTGCGCTTTTTGGATGTCTCCATTTCGAATGGCCTTGACATACTGA
It encodes:
- the LOC125667493 gene encoding uncharacterized protein LOC125667493 — its product is METPGEEFGLSNEEAVSLFSSSLNKALERQSNVIVSTITGLTEKLTKSNAGKNVPHVEESTVSVNGSPGFEFKHEGHKIQFNFNQARYSKLSELGKLIQECDFQKAADIVKEEQAAILQRNKILKIADRHGWDTVSEYLDDPLADDTEDATKLRYAVSRAARKRSYRSKPYDKRRGNFAPNDFFLDQI